The genomic region GAATTCTCAGGGCGATTTCCCCTCGGTTAGCAATCAGAATTTTGTCAAAGCGCATCTTCCAGCAAAGGATGTCGGTATCATCAGCATAGGGGTTGGCAGAATTCGTAATTCGTAATTCGTAATTCGTAATTATTTTGGCACGAGCGATCGCCTCTTTTTTGTTTATCTTTGCGAGTCTTGCTCCACAAGTATGCTAAATTATATATCTGCTAAGCGGATGTGGCGGAATTGGTATACGCGCACGTTTGAGGGGCGTGTGGCTTTGCCTTGCGAGTTCGAGTCTCGCCATCCGCATTTTTTCAGGGAGCGCACGAGCAATGAAGAGTAGTTAGTGTTAAATCCTCTTCAGCCCCTCCAATTGCTCGTACCTGCAAGTCTTTCTTCTGACTCCTGACTTCTGGCTCCTGACTCCTGTTATATTAATAAGAAAGTCATGAATTTTTGTAAAGAAATTGACTGCGACTTATAACTTTACAGATAAGCAGGCACTACCCAAGTCTTGGCATCGTCTCTCACCGATCTGGGAAGGCGATGAGAATACTATACAACCAGGCTTACCTCATACTCGTCTTGCTCCAGCTTGGCAGTTACTTTTGTTGGGTGATGGTTCTCCTACACGCCATTTACAATTGCTAACTGGGGAACCCACAGAAGTTGATGTGATTGATATGTCGGTAGTTGGCATAGATTTAGATGATGCACCCAGTGTCATTGAAGCCGTACCAGGACCAAGATTGAGGCGACAAGTGTGGCTGCGGAAACAATCAGGACAGCGTTTGGCATATGCTGCATCTTGGTGGGAAGCCAGCCACGTAGATGAATATTTACAAAATCGTTCTTTACCAATTTGGGCTAGTTTAGCGCGTTTGCGGACTGAGTTATATCGGGACGTGCAAGGAGTTTATTACGGTCACTCAGAGGCTTTAGAAGCAGGATTTCAACACCAGGGACCATTTTGGGGTCGTCACTACTTGTTCTGGCATCATGGCAAGCCGTTGACGCTGATTTATGAGGTGTTTTCGCCTTATTTAACAAAATATCTGGGTTTAACTCAGGTAGATTGAGGTAGTTGCAAACGGATTGTAAATTGGACGTATTATGTAAAATACTAACTATACATACCTAAGGCATGTTTTTGTCATATTCGATCTTACCGTAGTCTAATTTTACAATTCGGTCTGCTATATCGAAATAGCGATCGTCGTGGCTGACTACGACAACTGCCTTGCCTTGATTTCTGAGTTCTGGTAAAAGTTGGGTATAGAAA from Chroococcidiopsis sp. SAG 2025 harbors:
- a CDS encoding chorismate lyase; this encodes MTATYNFTDKQALPKSWHRLSPIWEGDENTIQPGLPHTRLAPAWQLLLLGDGSPTRHLQLLTGEPTEVDVIDMSVVGIDLDDAPSVIEAVPGPRLRRQVWLRKQSGQRLAYAASWWEASHVDEYLQNRSLPIWASLARLRTELYRDVQGVYYGHSEALEAGFQHQGPFWGRHYLFWHHGKPLTLIYEVFSPYLTKYLGLTQVD